One window from the genome of Pseudanabaena yagii GIHE-NHR1 encodes:
- a CDS encoding class I SAM-dependent methyltransferase — MSQEKAQILQEYLSSDKAVIFNENSIPECLIPEPSSWLLANSYYFGHPEWAKTYFVACHRHANFKERWIAATGGWDNKIVIDIGCGPGNLYATLGGMPKILIGVDVSRGALEMAREIGYTPLLADAQNLPFVSKFADIVAVNATLHHCDDMSKALSEAARLVRLGGLLVIDHDPQLTAWDFKGIAMLFYKVRLSIYKMFLNNLHIPKEERLCALSTETHHKPGDGVTPNLFRSILEPMGFEVKLYPHNHTVGADVLSGNIGKPPHWRYRLGQFLSGINPYSSEAALSLMCIAQRNKDISPNEA; from the coding sequence ATGTCACAAGAAAAAGCTCAAATTTTGCAAGAATATCTGTCATCTGATAAGGCTGTTATCTTTAATGAGAACTCTATTCCAGAATGTCTAATCCCTGAGCCTAGTTCTTGGCTTTTAGCTAATAGTTATTATTTCGGACATCCAGAATGGGCGAAAACCTATTTTGTTGCCTGTCATCGTCATGCAAACTTTAAAGAACGGTGGATTGCTGCTACAGGAGGTTGGGATAATAAAATAGTCATTGACATTGGCTGTGGTCCAGGAAATTTATATGCCACACTGGGTGGAATGCCCAAGATTTTAATAGGTGTTGATGTTAGTCGAGGAGCCTTAGAAATGGCTAGAGAAATTGGCTATACTCCACTATTAGCAGATGCCCAAAACCTTCCATTTGTTTCTAAATTTGCCGACATTGTTGCAGTTAATGCAACTCTACATCATTGTGATGATATGTCCAAAGCTCTGTCAGAAGCAGCTCGACTTGTCCGTCTTGGCGGGCTTTTAGTAATTGATCATGATCCGCAACTAACTGCTTGGGACTTTAAGGGTATTGCGATGCTGTTTTATAAAGTGAGACTCTCAATTTATAAAATGTTTTTGAATAATCTTCACATTCCTAAAGAAGAGAGGCTTTGTGCTTTATCAACTGAAACACATCACAAGCCTGGGGATGGTGTTACACCCAATTTATTTCGCAGCATCCTTGAACCTATGGGTTTTGAAGTTAAGCTTTACCCTCATAACCATACTGTAGGTGCTGATGTACTCTCTGGAAATATTGGGAAACCACCTCATTGGAGATATCGACTAGGTCAGTTCTTATCGGGAATAAATCCCTATTCCTCCGAAGCTGCTCTATCACTAATGTGTATTGCTCAACGGAATAAAGATATCTCCCCAAATGAAGCCTAA
- a CDS encoding STAS domain-containing protein, with translation MALQILIDNTSTNTLSVALDGQLDTLTANDLETSIQTNLQQDTQTLIFDLQNLSFVSSAGLRVFAKARKTLKLRNGKVFFTNPTPQVKKVFDIVKAVPISEVFASTEELDAYLTVMQTEVEDNQ, from the coding sequence ATGGCTTTGCAAATCCTGATTGACAATACTAGCACCAACACATTATCCGTAGCATTGGACGGACAACTTGATACCTTGACCGCTAATGATTTAGAAACATCTATTCAAACTAATCTGCAACAGGATACTCAGACTTTAATTTTTGATCTTCAGAATTTGAGTTTTGTTTCCAGTGCGGGGCTGAGAGTATTTGCCAAAGCAAGAAAAACTCTAAAACTAAGAAACGGTAAGGTATTTTTTACAAACCCTACACCTCAAGTCAAAAAAGTATTTGATATTGTCAAGGCTGTCCCTATTTCTGAAGTATTTGCCAGCACTGAAGAGCTAGATGCCTACTTAACTGTGATGCAGACTGAAGTGGAAGATAATCAGTAA
- a CDS encoding NF041680 family putative transposase yields MPSLTPLNFCPVLIDKLQDFRQQVYRFLGNGRDAIFDLMDAVLTSPRVKSFVELSLSAVYRRKWSSLYESLKDSRPNRGRIRRLCVEQIPKDIRPLLAGDHTGWGRPHAKTLKDRSFVHQPNLVEGNKPIVLGHDYSTLAWIPEMTGSWAIPLCHERISSFETAGQRAAFQLSQVCRDLTVRPIATYDSEYGSAVFMNLTEDIPADLLIRLRPNRCLYKAPAPYSGYGRPRKHGDKFQLANADSWGEPSATFSLEDETVGQVQIQQWSNLHFRQAAQRHIQVIRVTHSHCSGLWLAWVGEQMPTLDSLWRLYLRRFAIDHWYRFAKQRLHWTLPHLLTPQQALRWSDLMPLLSWQLWLARQLVIDTPLPWQKPQTNLNFGRVAQGFAALLVRIGSPACSPQPRGKSLGWKSGRKRSPFSRFPVVKKRASRSKKVNQDYLNS; encoded by the coding sequence CTGCCTTCTTTAACTCCATTAAATTTTTGTCCTGTACTTATTGATAAACTACAAGACTTTCGTCAACAGGTATATAGATTTTTAGGGAACGGACGGGATGCAATATTTGACTTGATGGATGCAGTATTGACCAGTCCGAGAGTGAAATCATTTGTAGAATTATCGTTATCCGCAGTGTATCGAAGAAAATGGTCAAGTCTGTATGAATCATTAAAAGACAGTCGCCCCAACCGAGGCAGGATAAGACGGTTATGTGTGGAACAAATACCCAAAGACATCCGCCCTTTGCTAGCAGGAGACCATACAGGATGGGGAAGACCCCATGCCAAAACGCTAAAAGACAGGAGTTTTGTGCATCAACCGAATTTGGTAGAAGGGAACAAACCGATCGTGTTAGGGCATGACTACAGCACCTTGGCATGGATACCAGAGATGACAGGGAGTTGGGCAATCCCGTTATGTCACGAGCGGATCAGTAGTTTTGAGACAGCAGGGCAAAGAGCCGCATTCCAACTGAGTCAAGTATGTCGAGATTTAACGGTAAGACCAATCGCTACTTACGACAGTGAATATGGCAGTGCCGTCTTTATGAATTTGACTGAGGATATCCCTGCCGATTTACTAATACGTCTACGTCCTAACCGATGCTTATACAAAGCCCCTGCGCCCTACAGTGGTTATGGTCGTCCTCGTAAGCATGGGGATAAATTCCAACTTGCCAATGCTGATAGTTGGGGAGAGCCATCGGCAACTTTTAGCTTAGAAGATGAGACGGTTGGACAGGTGCAAATCCAGCAATGGTCTAACTTACACTTTCGGCAAGCAGCCCAACGACATATTCAAGTTATTCGAGTTACACATTCTCATTGCTCTGGTTTGTGGTTAGCTTGGGTGGGTGAACAGATGCCGACTTTAGACTCCCTTTGGCGCTTGTACTTACGTCGTTTTGCCATCGACCATTGGTATCGTTTTGCCAAACAAAGATTACATTGGACTCTTCCCCATTTGTTGACTCCTCAGCAAGCTTTGCGTTGGAGTGACCTTATGCCTTTACTCTCTTGGCAATTGTGGTTGGCTCGTCAACTGGTTATTGATACTCCTTTGCCTTGGCAGAAACCTCAAACCAATCTTAATTTTGGTCGAGTCGCTCAGGGCTTTGCCGCACTTTTGGTCAGGATTGGCTCTCCTGCTTGTTCTCCCCAACCTCGTGGTAAGTCTCTCGGTTGGAAATCTGGACGCAAGCGTTCTCCTTTTTCTCGCTTTCCTGTCGTCAAAAAACGAGCTTCTCGCTCGAAAAAGGTCAATCAAGACTACCTTAATTCCTAA